CGCTGGGAAATGTCATGATATTTTATGGtccaaactacaaatgaattaaagataataataaaacaggaatGTTCATGAATTTCATTGAaggggacaaacaaacaaacaaaaaggcaaacagacatgaagacaacacCTCACACTTTGTCCATCATGACTTGTTGATCAgtgtacataaaaacaaacaattcaggtggaagcctttaaaaaaagtaagtaTTGCACTATGGTAATAAGTAGATGGAAATTTGGTATTTaatctgaactgaactgtattttAGTCCTTTGGTGGACTTTTCTAGTCCCAGTAACCCTTTAACCTTAATCACATGCTTTTCATGAACTTTTGAATCCAAGTGTCAGATTCTTAAATGTCAGTTTTATGGCTGTGTACTGCTGCTGACCTCTAGTGGTCAAAGACAGAACTGTCTGAGAGTCTCaacttctttcttcttgtttcttcgGGGTCCTCCTCAGGTGTGGGAGGATTTCGGGGAGGCTACAGAGAAGGACTTTCAGATCACCTCAAGGAAGTTCTGGCAAACTGTTCTCCGGCTCAGGAAGGGAAAGCAGGGCTTGCCCTGGGCTGTTATCAACAGGGATAGAGAACTGCTGACCCGGACTTGGGACATCGTGGGGTGGTGGAAGGAATACTTTGAGGAACTCCTGAACCCAACCAACACATGCTCTGAAGGGGAGGCAGAGTCTGAAGATCTGGGGTGAACCTTACCACTAACCTTTGCAGAGGTCACTGAGAAAGCGCCTCAGTGGCACCAGGTGTGGGTGAGAGTTTCCCTAAGATGCTAAAGGTTCTGGACATTGTTAGGCTGTCTTGGCTGATGCGTCTCTTCAATGTCACGTTGAGGTCTGGGACAATGCCTGTGGGGTGGCAGATCCCATTTATAGAAAGGGGGACCGAGGTTGTGCTCTATTTATCAGGGAATCGCACTTCTCAGCCTCCTGGGGAAAGTCTAATCGAACCGTGGATATAGGAAGCCTTGAAGAAGACTTATGACCATGTTGCTCGGGGGGTCGTGTGGGGACACTGCATGAATATGAGGTCCCGGTTTGGTATTTTTCAAACTTTGGTATGACCAAAGTGGGAGCTGTGTCTGCATCCTGgacacaaagtcagacatgttgcctgtgtgtgttggccTTTACCAGGGTCTCCCCTTGTCACCAATTATTTCTGTGATTTTCATGGACTGGATCACAAGTTGTAGCCGGGGGGAGGACGGTTCTCAACATATCCTCTCTTCTTTTTGCAGAAGATGtggttgtgtttgctttttcatGCTGGGACCTCCACAAGGCATTGGGGCAGTTTGAAGCGGCTGGGATGAGGTTCAGCACCTCAGGGTCTAAGGATGTGGTTCTCTGTTGGAAAAAGTGGATTGCTTCCTCCAGGTGGGGAGTGATTATTTGCCCCCAAGTGAAGGAGTTTAAGTGTGTCAGTGTTGTTCAAGAGTGAGGGTAAGATGGACCATGAGATAGACAGACGGATTGACTCAGCGTATATGGGGGCGTTGTACCGAACTGTTGTAGTGAAGAGGGAACTGAGACTCAAGGGAGAGCTCTCGATTTACCGATCTTCATTCCAACCCTCTGTGGTCacgccatagactgtaaaaagatGCATTATGGGTAGTCACTGAAAAAGTGGCTGGTACTCCTTCACATCTAAAGGAGACAGTTGAGGTGATTCGGGCGTCTGATTGGGTCTCCTGGACGCCTTTCTGTGGAGGTTTTTACGGGCATGCCCGACCGGGAGAACCCCctggggtagacccagagctcacTGGAGGGATATCCTTTCAGtcctgggaacgcctcagaatcccccaggaggagctggaaaatgttgaaGGGGAGAAGGAAGtctgggttttgttttttattgttactGTATGCTTTTCTGCGTCTTAACTatgttttgtttagttgttttttaatttggtaaTATTTTAGCATTATTTAGGTGGAGGCTTCAAATAAGCTCATTgagttttctgcctcttcctgcacTAAATGTTGTCTAttctgttatttgtttttttcccttactgtgcaaataaataaataaataaaaagaaaaatgataaaaatgtacTTCGCCTGTTGCCACAGCGACCCGACCTCGATAAGGAAGAAAAtgtagatagatggatggatgggtgattttttttatatatgcgctgatatgaaaacaaaacatttgacaaaataTTTAATGGAGAAACCGCCATTAGGATCATTTAGATATGGTGTCATCATGAAGgctgtccagcagagggcgctcctGATCCACAGTGAACAATActgtactttctttttttttctccctctataACCCTTATTAATCTGTGTTGCTCAATTGAATTTAAGTCttacttttttatatatttaatctctaaagtgttttatgtttttatgtaggacacaaaggagagaaaggttTGATGAAAGGTGAGATTGATGATTTGACAGAGTTCAGTATTCAGAGTTCTTCCTCCAGGTGATATATTCAGTATAAAACACAGAGCTTTACTTCAGAAACAGAACTgagcctttgacctttgacctcagagTTCTTACTGTCCTTTAACTTACAAATATTTGAACTCTTAGGTCAGAGTGTTGAAGTTAAAATAACAGACACTCAAACAGTTCTGTTTTTGACCACCAGAGGACAGCAGAGCACAGATATTCAATAGTTTGATGTTATTGTTCAAGAATCAGACACTGATTAAgtcaaatctttttatttattcctttttaCAATAGTAACAAGAAATGCAAGAGAAACTTGATGGTGAGAGAGCCGATGGAACGCTGTTGAAAGTGTTTGTACCAATCATCgtctcagaaaaacaaaacgagACTAGATAAGAAaatagatataaatataaatataaacacatatatacatataaacagATATTAACAAAGTGTGTCAGGATCCAGCAGCTGGACCAGAACAGGATCCTGAACcgtgagagagaaaagagatttagtttaaatcaaacatttagtcAATCTGTAAAAACAGGACAGAGTTGATCAGTCAGTCAGAGAACATTTGATCAAAGCTCTGCTGGCTCACCTTCGACTCTTTGGAGTCATCTGACATCAGACTCTGCTGAGATGATTGTCCTGAATTCATACCCTCCTGTACAGAAAACATTAATAAGAGAGACTTTAATAAATCATTGAACATAAAACAGATTGAAAGTAAAGAGAGTTTAAAACATACCTGGTAGTAGAGTACTGCTGCTATGACTTCTGGAATAAgacattagaaataaaaatcaaataaatgatgagACAGACCATAATatctataaaataaacatgatcatgtttCATTGTCACAGTGGAGACCTTACCTGAGATTATAAGTCTTATTATCCACCATCCGAGACAACAAACTAAAAGTACAGAgaataaagacaacacaacaacaacaacgaagTTAATCAGTACAGTCCTGTGTAACAGTAGTCCTCCACACTGAGCGTCCTCTGTCTCAGTTCCTGCTCTCAGCAGCTCTCGACCCTTTGATTCACATCTGTAATGATAGAGGGACAGTTATTACAGGAACATCTGGAGAGTCCATGTGTGATGTGAAGCTTCACTCACTGTGTGTGATTCTGACAAGATGGAAACGTCCcgtttgaaaatgttccatcagAGCAGATCGAGCAGACGGTGTCTGTGGAGGAAGTTCCTGCAGGAAATACAGAACACATGAGACTATTTCACAGAGGTTGTTTTAGACATGAACACAGTCCCTCTATCACCGTCCACCATACGTGTTAATGAAGAGTTCTTCAGATgtcagctaacaggaggagttAACAAACTGGTGGAGGTTGTGTtttcatcacgtctttgtacgttCTTATTGATTCCATGACGGGGTAAGAATggcgtcccagtctgtgagttcACATTGAACTCAAACTGTCTGTGTGAGatgaagtgaaatgtgtttaactaACCGTGTTCTGTGATGTATTCTCCTGGTTTACAGCATCTGTGTTTCCTTGCTTCCACACAGTCGTCCTTTCTAGAGTCTGAGCAGTAAAATCCTTCCAGAGGTTCACAAACTGTGTCTGATACTATCGTACACGACGTCTTCATCTTCAGACCAGAACCTGtcgacacaaacacagaggttatTTATGAACTACTGTACTTCTGCTCTACTGAAGAACAGTTTGGTGTAAGGAAATAACAAGTATTCAGACGatcatctctgtgtttgaggcTCAAACTCAAACTAACTGAAGGTTAGAAAGCTGGTTTTAGAGTGAAGACTGTTTAGTAACATGTTCTGatctttatttagtttgataATAATGTCAGAGATCTACCTTCATCACAGCTTTTACAGTTGTAGCAGACTGGACGAGAAGTCAGATGGTCCATAAAGGTTCCTTCAGGGCAGGGCTTACAGAGAGTACTTCTGAAGTCTGTGCAGTCTGCATAAACTCGACCTCCTgtttgaaacaacaacaagacatgGAGTGGGCGAAAAAAGGAGGAACAGGAAGACGGTAAGTGGAACAGAGGACGATAATATATAATGAATATGTTTAAAGGTAATTGTAAAGgtaaatgttctttaaatgtatatgttgaaaacaatacaaatattaaacagcttttgcatgtttttagttAGTCAcaggttatttatttaaaatagggaCATTGAAACTAACCTGATAAACTTTAATTAAAGATTCTTTAACATTCATGAGGATCTTACCAGCTGGACACATAGGACAGCATCCACCAGGTGTCTCATAACTGTATGGACCACATGTCAGAGTTTGACCTGTGGAGACGTTCATCAGGAGACtctgtgaagagaaagagaaatgttctcactgAAGACAAAGTGTACATGAATACAGAGAGAAATCTAAAATCATCATCCAGTCCATGAAGAGAGAAGGGGGAAAGAGTTCAAATCTTCACATCTgaagtttgtctgtttgtgtgaagaaGAATCATTCACAACAAATATTTACACAGATAGAAATGCTGAAGAGGAGAAATCTAAAACCTGAATCAGTGCTCAGATAATTCAATAAGATCATTTAccagaaacactgcagctgatccaggtCTCATTCTCTCTGTAACAGAAGACCAGCACAGATTCCTCATCTGTTTGAACCAACGCAGATTTAAGACCAAGAGAAATGTAACTCCAAACCAGGACAGGTAACACACTCCCAGAGAAAAGTGTTTTCAGCTTcctgcagtcagagagagatcaccatcttcatcatcatcatcatcatcttcatgacAGACGCAGATTGTTCACCAGGTGTAAATAGTCTCAGACATAAAtggaaattaaataaagttaattatGAACTGGATCTTACCATGTGGACACACAGCACAGCATCCACCAGGTGTCTCATACTCGTATGGACCACATGTCAGAGTTTGACCTGTGGAGACGTTCAGCAGGAGAATCTGTGATGAGAAATAGAAATGTTCTCACTGAAGACAAAGTGTACATGAATACTACCTGATGATGATAAAtctgtttaatatttcacaGAGTAAAAACAGTGTGAAGTCCAAACCATGAATACGATACTATCAGGATACTGGAGTCAAGATACGATATTATCAGGATGCTGGAGTCAAGATACGATATTATCAGGATGCTGGAGTCAAGATACGATATTATCAGGATACTGGAGTCAAGTGTAACAAGTGTATTAAAAAGCAACTGATTTTGCAAAAGGACCCTCTCCTTAATCAAAAAGGTCGAACTACAAAGTTATTTATCCCCATTGAATAAATGGGAATGGTTTAAATATGATGTTAGAAAAATTGGCATTCAATGAATACAGAGGGATACCTATTTACCTTTGAAGAATTTACAACAAATGGTCTAAAGTAACATGTCATATTCTCTGTGTGTACCTTTCTTGCCTTGTTTAAAAGTTGGTGAAGTTGATCTGTTTGATAGACGGTGAAACAgtctttaaacagaaaaacaagagaccttgagaaaattgtgtttttctttttaatctgtCATGTCCAGTTACTCCTACgctcaaagaaacacattttaaagttgcaTGTACAATCGACccagtttgtgatttttttacacaaaaggCTCCATTTTGAAGTAGATCCCTGTGCTTTTTGCTCCTCAGAGGTAGGAACCTTGGAACATTTACTTGTTGACTGCTCATACAGTAAAACATTTTGGGCTGATATCCACAGCTGGTTGTCTTTAAAGATTGATAACATTCCTACATTTTCTGACAAAGATATCCTCTATTATATTCAGACATTGTTAACCTTGTTATAATTTTGGGTAAATTTATACtaatttataaaatatatgGAAAATAGAATAGAAAGGCCAAAAAACTTGATTTGGATATATCTAAAGTCTTGTTCTTTAAATGTACCAaatgtatagagttatgaacatataccactgaatgtgtacatttctccaactttcacatttctctatcAAAAACCCACAGAGCATTTTTAAACATTCCAGCACTGAAAGTTTCAATCAACATTGTCCAAACTTTATATTTCAATGTGTCATTTACCAATCTATCATCAAACTAGAATGAAGTCAATCATGGTGTACTTAtggaagaaaatatatataattattgttttctccaagaaaactgtttttttttttaattgtaaacaCCTCATTTTGAAAAAGGGAAGTTACCGTGGACTCGCAGAATTATTCTCACACGAGACCGCTGCAAGTTCAGACAGCCTGAGTGTCTCAGGATCCTCTGTGTTCATTTAGTGATCATTAGAGgagttttaactttaaaacaacGAAGATTCACTTTTAAAATTGTTCTCCAATGTTGTTTAgtctttaatttaataaaatatggtAAGAAAAACACGTGCACACATACCTTAATGCACCAAATGGCGTCACTGACAATTTAACTTTCGTTTTTcagcccttcaaaataaaagcattaaaagtaGAACCATCCAATAGTATCTGTCTGCAGTCTGAGaaatcatgaagaaaacatgctCAACTCCTTTTCAACGTcaaactacatttttattttaattgccaCAAGGACGTTTCGAGCAGATGCTCTTCTTCAGCGTGTAAACAGGCAATGTTGTCAAATATACACAGGTGGGACGAATTTATACTTGTCTACATtagaacatgtttatttatgaaacaaaagCGTAAAGAAAGAGTCCTGCAGCCAGTCTCTGCAGACGGGTGGATGGAGCTgagagtaaattaaaaaaaaaaaagatatttattttgatacaCAAAATttcatcaaaaatacaaaaattacTCAATCTTAGAGTGTAATAAACCCAAATAACTTCAGTAAGATGACATAATTCTCTataaagcgtctgctaagtgaattgtagttAGTGGTGGTAGTAACATGGGTAGTAACCAATAATGTAAATTAAGAACTAACAACACCTGGGGgcagtgttgccagatctcgcaagagaaacaagcaaccagctctatggAAACAAGCCCAAAACAAGCGACCTGGctcctcaaataaataaaatgaagcccAACAGGTGACCTAACTTACCACATAGTGTAAAAGAGAGGTCACTTGAtagcagtatatatatatacatatatatttatttgtttgtttgtcttgtctcattttgatttgaaacgGTGAAATCGATGTCAGTAAGCCTCAtggattttttttgcttttcagtGCCAGCATCATCAGCATGCTGTATTATGGTCGGATccagtctctttctctctctttattatatttttttccatttagcCAAAACATTTAGGCTAATGacttaccgtattttccgcactataaggcgcacttaaaagcctttaattttctcaaaaaacgacagtgcgccttataatccggagcgccttatatatggatcaattggttaattggttgatccatactggttgtacacggcgctcagcgacactgactcggataatgacgagagggagccgggcatgttggatgccgtactcgcccaactgttcaattcggacactgaagaagaagaattcgagggattcgtggatggggaatgaactgaaaaagtgagctttacgtgttatacgtaactgaacaatgttgagttatgcactaacgcaggggtgcccaaccttttttgaaccaagatctacttttaaagttaccagtctgccgagatctaccagtccacatagtgagccatagcctttaccaacagcctacaaacgcatttaatactcacacaacaaacagaaaataataaatgagagttctgtaaaaaataatgcagactacagactacagcaggctgctgtgagatgattttgcttttgttaaattagctgcagacacggtgagagtgaacggagtaaagtccaaccgactgtttgaccgggtcacgtgtgttcccacctcggtcgtacggatcacggatcaactgtgtgctgtagcactaaaagtaaaaagtaaaaaggttcgcgtggtggctggcgctccagtgcaagtgtgtgtgtgtgtgtgtgtgtgtgtgtgtgtgtgtgtgtgtgtgtgcgtgtgcgtttgcgctgtttgttggtgtgtctcgtcccccgcgatgctcacagtcatgacagcagagaggagcagagaaaagtagctgcagcttcatcaaatgcgcttaatactcgtagcatagtttctatatatgactttttggtaaaacatttaccccccccccccccccccccggttttacctgcacgtcattgcgcatgcctgcactctctctcttgcgcgctctctctctctctctatctccgccgctcgctctctcatgcacgcagcaatttcatgaataaatgaaaaattaaatacacacaggtcgaagtatacttgggctcccaacacaggtatcgtgtgtgggaaacagtgcaatgagatgaaattgaataTTGAACATCTCGCGAtggactgagaatcagtcagcgatctacctgtcgatcacgatcgactgtttgggcacccctgcactaacgtttgaattagcggtatcagactgtgtttcttttacgtgtttacaactgaacaaggctgggagatattgtgaatatgcacattaacgtttgaacaacgttgagttattgtaatgcactacgtataaaactacgttttgagagttaagagaaacgtcaaagaaataatttattatttggggaaatcgtcttatgtactt
The genomic region above belongs to Labrus bergylta chromosome 21, fLabBer1.1, whole genome shotgun sequence and contains:
- the LOC136177288 gene encoding tumor necrosis factor receptor superfamily member 5-like isoform X1: MRNLCWSSVTERMRPGSAAVFLSLLMNVSTGQTLTCGPYSYETPGGCCPMCPAGGRVYADCTDFRSTLCKPCPEGTFMDHLTSRPVCYNCKSCDEGSGLKMKTSCTIVSDTVCEPLEGFYCSDSRKDDCVEARKHRCCKPGEYITEHGTSSTDTVCSICSDGTFSNGTFPSCQNHTQCESKGRELLRAGTETEDAQCGGLLLHRTVLINFVVVVVLSLFSVLLVCCLGWWIIRLIISEVIAAVLYYQVCFKLSLLSICFMFNDLLKSLLLMFSVQEGMNSGQSSQQSLMSDDSKESKDPVLVQLLDPDTLC
- the LOC136177288 gene encoding tumor necrosis factor receptor superfamily member 5-like isoform X2, encoding MRNLCWSSVTERMRPGSAAVFLSLLMNVSTGQTLTCGPYSYETPGGCCPMCPAGGRVYADCTDFRSTLCKPCPEGTFMDHLTSRPVCYNCKSCDEGSGLKMKTSCTIVSDTVCEPLEGFYCSDSRKDDCVEARKHRCCKPGEYITEHGTSSTDTVCSICSDGTFSNGTFPSCQNHTQCESKGRELLRAGTETEDAQCGGLLLHRTVLINFVVVVVLSLFSVLLVCCLGWWIIRLIISEVIAAVLYYQEGMNSGQSSQQSLMSDDSKESKDPVLVQLLDPDTLC